acacacacacacacacactcttccattcactcacacacatgtttgtacagctgtcttagtgaggacactcattggcataatgcattccctaaccctaaccctgattCTAACCCTTAACCGAACCTAAAcgggggcggctgtggctgagtggtagagcgttcgtcctccaaccagaaggtcggttcgatccccagtagcccatctgcatgctgacgtgtccttgggcaatatGCTGGACCCCGAATTGCCCCCTCATAGAACCCAAAACGttctgctaatagatgcactgtacgAATGGGTGTGTGgctgaatggcaaactgtactgtaaagcgctttgagtggtcatcaggactagaaaagcatATCAATTTAAACCATTTCCACCTAATTCCAACCCCACAGCGGTCTATAAGAGgagggtcacaaagtgaggaccggccgtaggttgtagactcaaactggtcctcacaaagacatctgtACAAGAGCACGCACCCACTCAGCTGAAACACTCCATGCTGGCCTTGGCTCGCTCCATCTCGTGGAGGAAGTTGTAAAACTGAGGGAGTGTCAGCtctggaggaagaaaacaggaagcagttaCCAGATAGAACAGACGGAGGTGACGTCTCTATGGTAACAGAcaattaatacaaatacaatcagttttatttctcttttcaaagTTTAGCATCGACATCAAAGGTTCAACACTTTTGTTTACGGGGGTAAAAACTCTGAAGTGCTCTTTAAAGGACATTTTCTCTGGAAACTAGAATGTCCCTCGCAGAGCTCGTACCTCAGCCAGTCCTCTCAggttcaatcaagctgcactaagCTACACACTGATAGAAATCACTTCTCTCAAAACGTCTGCTcgctttaatcaagatccatcaattataaTCACAgcaatcagtgaaaatgtcaaaaaacgtCTCACGACGTTAAAGAAAGAACAAAGTTCCTGGATCGGCTCCTTTACGGttctgcaacaaaaacacaatgaattctCTCTTGACTCGTTGATGAATAAACTCAAATCTGTTTAGTGAACTTATGTCTATCGATGCTTTCTGACATGCACTcgctcctcagttctctggatcttctctggaggatcacactcagtttgtcttcctcctcctgagctcctgtataaagtgtagatccaggagcagtgtgaacacagcagaggatcctccactgattcactgagtggggggggggggggaggagcttctaacacgggacacaaacatgaagaaactaaaacaaatctctctggtgaagaagtgctgacacacacgaagaagacaaagacgaagatgtgaggagagttcttggtgatcagagctgaaggtgtcaggtgatgtcaacatgatcacatgacctctgcagcagaggtcacacgtcacttcctgtctctgtctgctgcacccggctgccccccccctctcagctgaaccaggaggaggatctgatgctgtgaacgagtctggaaacagaaaacctgctgctgagttgttcagctgtgaaacactaactctcatgttgtgttctacaccGGAAGCCGAGGCGCTGGAAGAAAAACACGTCCGTTACAGAGTTTAAATACCCCCCCACAGGATTGAGGATGTAGGCGGAGCTGTTCAGAGATTTCCAGGCAAACTTATGAATAGAGACGTCgtcgtgtctgaaaacggcttctgTGTGattcggtgcagcttgattgaattgagaCGATCAGGCCTTTGTTAGAGCCAATCTGCTGCTGACTCATATCTGACAGCTTCACAGCCTTTTCTGCTGAatcatcttattggcttcattTTATCGAGGTTCTTTCCAAACACAATAAATTACACTGACTCACTCACCCATGTAGACGTTTTCAGTGGAATTCCCCTTTCTGACCACGAGCTTCAACTGCAGGAGGACAACAGAACCAGGAcacatgtcactgtgtgtgtgtgtctgtgtgtgtgtgtgtgtgtgtctgtgtgtgtgtgtgtgtgcgtgtgtgtgtgtgtgcgtgtgtgtgtgtgtctgtgtgtgtgcaaagctTTCATACCTGCAGATAGATGTTGCCCACTTTCTGTGTCTCACTGGTGCCAACAGTCACTGTAGGTTTCAGAAAGAAACTAGAGTTACTGTCCTGTTTCATTTCCAGACTCTGAAATCTAAcgagttcatctttgagtcccaGTGAATATTTGAGGGAATCTGAAGACATTCCCTCGAGGTGTTCTGGAGATCTCATGCTCACAGCGTGGAGTTAACGGAGAACATGAAAGCCTCATGCNNNNNNNNNNNNNNNNNNNNNNNNNNNNNNNNNNNNNNNNNNNNNNNNNNNNNNNNNNNNNNNNNNNNNNNNNNNNNNNNNNNNNNNNNNNNNNNNNNNNcgtccttttttgttttattgcttttatttctaattaCTGCTCTTCTCAGATGCTGTTATCTTTTGATTTATGCTTTTTATTGTTCACATAAGAAATCCAGCAACGTCAACCACAGCAGataagtataaaaacactgagTAGAACAAAGTGTGTACAGCAGAAtggaacaaactgaaaaaacaaacacatacacatctaGAAAATGAGTAGACATatattacaaaatacaaatgaatcGTATAAAGTTTGCAACCATAATGTTCAGGAAACACTTGTTGTAtagataaagttattataattattatattatcataatGTTCTTTAGATCTAAAGATAAAATAAGTTTCCACTCAGCATCTCTCCTGTGATGCTTTAGCAAAAAAACCTCTTTGAtttatcatcaaataattaCAGTTGGAGCCTGTTGCCCCACGACTGAGCAGCGCTGGAGTGTGTTAGGCCCTGataacgacacacacacacacacacacacacactgagggatgtggagtctgtgtgtgtttgtgtgtatttgtttgtgtaggAGGCCTCTCTCACAGTTTAGGGGCAGGAAGTCATTAATTATCAGGAGCAGAGAGCGAAACCACTTTCTCACAAAATCCTCATGAGGAAAAGCTGCACGAGTCGAGACAaggctgtacacacacacacacacacacacacacacacacacactgagtaatgcatgtactgacacacacttcacactgaCATTTCCTTCCTCTGACTCGGTATATGCAGGTGTAGTTACTCATCTTTTACAGAAGAGGGTGCTCTAAATCAGGTTGCCTCAGGAAATATAAGCtcttcttatatatatatatatatatatatatatatatatatatatatatatatatatatatatatatatatatatatataaattgtttttACAAGCTAGAGTTATTAACGTCACCAGAGTTTTCTTCTTGTATTCTCACTTTGCAGTTAGAGctattttatgtattattatttcatgttaaaGAAGCAGAATTCAAACATTACACTGTTTCCCTCCAGTGACGCTCATCAAATCTCattaatgttgaaaaacaacacatttatgtTGTTAAGTGATTTACtgcaaacatctcaggatgaagaagaggagccgcacacgtagaagacgaagacgtccacttggaaacacgaggaggttccagatcttctggtgatgagggccgacgccggtgtggatgagctgtaaacaacaacactgatctttccacagcagagtttatacgtcatgtccggcctcctgctgctctacaggctccgcctcctgctgctctacaggctccgcccctcgcctggatgtccccacatgttcctgttggtgtgaacgagtcggacccaacaacctgctgctgctgcttcacaaacactgactacacaacatgtccagaaccAGTTGAAGCCAGCTCCATATGGGGGACTTCAGTCTTCAGTTAATGGAGAAGCTGCGTGTGTTTGGAccgtgggaggaagctggagaacctggagaGAAGAACATGTTAACTCAACACAGAACAAACCATCTGAAGGCAGAAGAACAGactgaataaaacaatttaaaatgacaaacttgGTGTTGGTGTGAAGAGAAGAACGTTGAACGCCTCAGTCGTCCTCTCCACCTTCAGGCAGGAGCTGAGATGGAAACTCTTCACTGACCCTGATGAACCCTGTGTTCTTCACATTCACTGTAGGTTCTTCACACTGGTGCAGAGCCGGGAGGTGACGGCTGACTTCCCCACAGGACGTCGGCAGTGAGGACGGGTCAGATGGTCTCATACTTCCACCGATCACTGGATAAAGAGAAGATTATTGTTTTAAACCGGttttaattgtttgatttttgttaCGACAACTTGAACTCAGCTACTTCTCACACTGCTCCTCTCGCTGCGGATTGTAAAACATGTCGAGACACTTCTGAAAAACCTCCCTTCTgggttttgtgtttctgcaccTGAAGATAGAAGAATcgtctccagctccttctccacACGATCAACACAGAATATATTTCCCATGAAATAAATTTACCATGGAATGAAATATTAATACTTTGGAAACTCAAATATTACCACGGCACATCGTTGGTACCTCTGAAATCACTGTGGTTCCTCATCTCTTTTCTGAGGAACTGCAGACTGTAAACACTACTATTACTATActcgagacacacacacacacacacacacacacacacacacacacacacacacagagttggaGGTGGGTATTAGAGCTGCCACGTTATTCCAGATGACTTTGACAACCCCCAGATGAAAGCGGGAGCAGATTTACACATGTCAGGAACAGAAACATACAAGCTGTAAATAGATGTTTTTaattcttcttgtttttcttggcaCGGCGACGCCAGCCAATGAAAAGATTAAAGAGTATCAAGGTTCACTGGAAGTCAGGGTAATTTATGTCAgcctattattattaatgaggTGGAGCACATGTAACACAGGCCACGAACATTGACGTGAAACCTCCCCTGGGCTCTGAAAGGCTGGAACCCTCGAACTCTACCCGCAGGTCCTGTCTGAAAGCAACAGAAGCAGGAGGAGCCCTTCAGAGCCAGTGTCCATCCTGAGCCACTGGAGAAAGATGGAGGTCCAACGACCACACCTGAAAAGCACATGACCGTCCACTGGTCAcatggtgtaaacaggaagtagatggtctcctctgcagctggttgcttagtaacagaaactcctctgaaggaggagcagtgatggtgaagagtcagagcagggacgacgaggtggaactgtaactgacaggaagtgttagctttgtgttcaccgctggtcgtcgagtcatgtgactgatgagaccACAAACTCcaggtccagaaagtgaagccaagtgtCTGAAAgctgtcttctgtgtagtgaccagcagggggcgactccactggtagtttctatagaagtctatagaaagtgacttctcactttataacgtcaggaaacattcaggagtttctgtctcagtttctagtttcaagtcttcttcaaacagctgatgttcatttagtgaattatgatcatttagagtcaaacagaccataaagcaccgggtgtgttgggggggggttaccagagtgtgattgacagctagtaccgtccaatgggtgcaggtgtaggtgggtgtgcagtgtctctcagtcaggctccaccccctgctcctcaacatatggttacttctggtaATAATAACTTTCTGgaataaatgtgaaaacttTCGGAAATGTGCGTCTTTCAAGAGACACAGGAAGCTTTACCTCTGTCAGAAGGGACAAAAGGTTGAAGGTTCCAGTCCGGACATTTCTGATCTGAGAAAAGTGTCAATCTGATAAAGACCATATGAGAAAGTGGGTTCTCTTCTGGGTGAGTACTTCACCATTAAGAATCCAGAACAGTCTTGTGTGTAGAGCCAACATTTACAGGGGATCAGATTTCCTTCCTGAGGGAATCTAAGGAGGGTGAAGAAAGTAAGCCGCTGATTTACAAACACGAGCGGTGGAGAGAAGAGGCGGAGACGACACCTGAGTCCTAAATGACTATTTCAGGAGTGAAAATGAGCAGCGACGTGTCCGAGCGATCCCAAACCCTCCGGGCCGACAGATTCCTGGCAGGACTTCTATGCACTTGATGGCAAGGCAGATTGTATTTTTAAAGGTGAAGGTGTTTTTTAATCTTGCTGCTAATTTGGGAAAATACCAACAATACAGACCTTAGTTTAgatggcgggggggggggatcacagGAGGGTCACAGGATGTGATGTCGTGTTTCTTTATGACCAGAAGAGGAAAACCTAAACCAGGGTCTTCCCATGTGGCCGGAGGCGTTGTGTTTTCAGGTCGTCCCTGTGAACACGACATCTCAACAACCAACCTTTTGGTTCAggtggactcaaagatgaacggaaaggtcaaaggtcgaggtcacggtgacctcacaaaacatatctcaagtctgtcttcaggaaatttcttcaaatttatatttaataactatttcaaatatttatattgatttatAGAAATTATTTCAGATTCTCATTTAAATCCGTCATCTTAGTAAATTCTGCTCTGAACTGAAAACTTgacctcctctcttcttcttacACATGAATGAGATGGAGCCCAGCAGAAGAGAAGAGCCGGCGTCCTGTGATCTGATCTGAGCACATTCCAGACAGAACGGTTAAACATGAAACATCCCAAAGGGACAGAAACTCAAAGTTAAGTGCCAAACTAATTACTGTAAAAGAGTAGAAACCAGGACTAGTCCACACATGAAATCTGCCTCGGGGGTTTTATTTGGTATCTAGAAAGGCTTCATCACTGCCCATGTTGTCAGTCTATAATCTCTTATCtaaaatctatttatatatatatatatatatatatatatatatatatatatatatatatataaatggtaataaaatatattatatatttacataggTGCTTGTCAGCACAAGCTCCCTGTGAGATCAAGAAAGTAACTGAATAATAACTTCCCTACTTGATTTGGACTGGCTCAGGCTTGAATCCTCCTGTTCTTAAACTGCTCAGGCTCCACTGCCAGGGgacttcccatgatgcactgtgctcctccctccatctctacACATTCATATGAGATCGATGGATGGTACCAAGtcgtcttcttctctcctctgctctcgtgttgcttcttcctcctgtagagcagcaggttgtcgggtccgactcgttcaaacaggaacatgtgggaacatccaggcgaggggcggagccttggtagaggggcggagcctgtagagcagcaggttgtcgggtccgactcgttcacaccaacatgagggaacatccaggcgaggggcggagccttggtagaggggcggagcctgtagagcagcaggttgtcgggtccgactcgttcacaccaacatgagggaacatccaggcgaggggcggagccttggtagaggggcggagcctgtagagcagcaggttgtcgggtccgactcgttcaaacaggaacgtgggaacatccaggcgaggggcggagcctgtagagcagcaggggcggagcctgtagagcagcagggggccggacatgacgtataaactctgctgtggaaagatcagtgttgttgtttacagctcatccacaccggcgtcgaccctcatcaccaaaagatctggaacctcctcgtgtttccaagtggacgtcttcgtcttctacgtgtacggctcctcttcttcatcctgagatgtttgagttcttccagcttcacgtccgtcacgtgttagaaacctcatcaacacgtccactcgctctctgggaagcttcctgACTCTACGCCTCTCCCCCGATGGAAGCTggaattggctccagcccccccagATAGGTGACCCCAGATAAGTGGTGTAgataatgaattattattaattttactAGTTTGTGTAAATAGAACTTAAAAGAGTGGAAAACAGTACAGGATAACTTCTGTTATGACT
The sequence above is drawn from the Hippoglossus hippoglossus isolate fHipHip1 chromosome 7, fHipHip1.pri, whole genome shotgun sequence genome and encodes:
- the LOC117765003 gene encoding COMM domain-containing protein 7-like, producing the protein MRSPEHLEGMSSDSLKYSLGLKDELVRFQSLEMKQDSNSSFFLKPTVTVGTSETQKVGNIYLQLKLVVRKGNSTENVYMELTLPQFYNFLHEMERAKASMECFS